In Pseudomonadota bacterium, the genomic stretch AGAATCAATACCGGTCTCTTTCCAAGGCCCATCATCTCGCCCTCACCCCTTCCATGAATATGTTCGTGAAACCCATTATCGCCTCTTCCCTGTCCACCCGCATCCCCTCAGGCATCTTGAAGATTTCGGTAGTGAGGATGTAGTGCATGATCATGCCGACGAAGGCGCGCACCGCGATCCTCGGATCCATCCTCCGGAACGCGCCCTCGGCCGTCCTTCGTTCAAAGTATCTGGCCAAATGCGGAAAGACGCTCCCCACCCTCTTGTCGAAGAATATCGTTGAGAGCTTGTGGTCCTCGAGCGCGGAGAAGAGCAGGAGCCTGATGAAGGTGTGGTCGTCGCCGACCACCTCCACGAAGGTCCTCGCGATGTAAGAAAGTATTGCGGCGTCGTCGCCCGCGGAGAGCATCGCATCGTCTATGAAATCGCCCTGCTCCGCGATCTTGTGCCTGATGATCTCGGTGTAGAGGTCCTCCTTGGTGGGGAAGTGGCGGTAGAGCAGAGCCTCGTTCACCTTTGCAGCCTTCGCGATCTCGCGCGTGGTCACCCCTGAGAAGCCGTACCTGGCGAAGAGCGCTGCGGCAGCCCTGGCTATCTGCTCCCTGCGATCC encodes the following:
- a CDS encoding TetR/AcrR family transcriptional regulator; this encodes MAKRMTAEDRREQIARAAAALFARYGFSGVTTREIAKAAKVNEALLYRHFPTKEDLYTEIIRHKIAEQGDFIDDAMLSAGDDAAILSYIARTFVEVVGDDHTFIRLLLFSALEDHKLSTIFFDKRVGSVFPHLARYFERRTAEGAFRRMDPRIAVRAFVGMIMHYILTTEIFKMPEGMRVDREEAIMGFTNIFMEGVRAR